TCGCAGTGTTAGTGATGATCATCGGCGCCGGGTTCATCACGTATCTCGCCTTGGACGCGGTGCGTCGCGCCCGGTAGTTGCGCTACGCCACAGCACCACGGCGCGGGGCGGCCGTCGCCGCGCGGCTACCAGTCGCCCCGCCCCGCTTTGGTATTTGGCCCTGCGACAGCCGACAAGGCCGGGAACCGGTCTGGACTCTCCCTGCACGCTCGCGCTCTCCATGGACAACGCGATTCCGGCAAGGGACAGTGCTGGCCACACGGAAGCCGTTGTTGTCGTTGCGGTTGTCGGGGTGGTTGTTGTTGCGGTTCGCGCACCGGAAGTTGTCCGGATTGTCGTTGTTCCACGAGCCACCCCGCAC
The Deltaproteobacteria bacterium genome window above contains:
- a CDS encoding SUMF1/EgtB/PvdO family nonheme iron enzyme — encoded protein: MDGERVESDDPVWYSGARWGPVEGASRVVRGGSWNNDNPDNFRCANRNNNHPDNRNDNNGFRVASTVPCRNRVVHGERERAGRVQTGSRPCRLSQGQIPKRGGATGSRAATAAPRRGAVA